Below is a genomic region from Bdellovibrionota bacterium.
ATTTTTTCTTTGTACTGACTCTCTAATTTTTTTTGTGCTTCCTCGAGGAGTTTATTTTTTTCTAATAGCTCACGGTTCTTAAACTCGAGTTCTTTTTGTTTTTTCTCTAATGACTTCATTAGAGTTTCAACGAGATCGGGTTTTACGTTTCTTTCTAGCGCCGCGGTCTCAAACAATGAATCCTGATTCGTTTCCCAGTTGATATCGATGATTTTTCCGGTCCACTTCACAAAAGCATTATCTCTACCAAAGAAAGTCGGTAGTGCCTCTAAGGCTGCTTGAAGGTATTTTGTGGTCAGCGGATAATCAAAACTAGAAATTGAAATTTCAAACGAAGATTTTTCTGCCGCTTCATTTGCCGAATTCAAAGCCAAAAGTGGCGGTGTTGGTGAAATAAAATATGATAAAAATCTTTCTGGATGAAGATAAATATCTTGAGGTTTATCCATCATTCTAAGAACGCTATCCAAAACTCCCCACGAATGAAGCTTCAAACAGTCATGACCCACTAGCTCAGCTAAATTTTCGCTGCTGCTTTCTGCTTCGGATCTCTCTCCGGATTTTTCTCCGGATTTTTCTAAAGAAAAATAATTCGAAGCAACCTTTAAGAAATTTTCCATCTGTTTTGCTTCCATCCATGAAGACGGATCACGCAACAGTTCTTCAGGAATATCAAACGATGAGTAAAGCCCTTCAAGGCTCACCCTTTGATTCTCTAAATACGTCAAAATGGAGTTGGAAATTTTACTGCTAAATAACACGTGCTCTATTTATCAGTCAGAGTAGAAGTCTTGCAAGGATGATTACGCTGCTTTATTGAATTTTGCTCTCGTAAATGGAATTTTATTGGCTTCGATTTCATCCATAAATGAAGGGATATGGCCGACTGGCTGTAACTGCCCGACAAGACGTCCATCTGCTGATTTTTTAAGCTGCCCTAAATCGAATATGTGGTCTACTTGATAAGCCTTACCATCATGACCAAGGACTTCGGAGATATTCTTAACGCGTCTGCTTCCGTCTGGGAATCGAGATATTTGTACAATAACATCTACTGCGGCGCCGATCAAATGCTGTAAGGCACGTTCAGAAATTTTTGAATCTCCACCCATCGCGAGACCTTCAAGTCTTACCATTGCATCTTCTGGAGTGTTCGCATGGATTGTACCTAGGCAACCTTTGTGACCCGTGTTCATCGCATTGATAAGATCCAACGCTTCAGAACTTCTCACTTCTCCTACAATAATTCTGTCCGGACGAAGTCTCAAACTGCTCTTCACCAAATCTTTCATATCCACTTCGCCAACACCTTGAGCGTCAGCCATTTGCGTTTCGAAAAACACTAGATGTTCATATTCAATTTGAAGTTCAGAGGAGTCTTCAATCACGATCACCCTTTGTGCTTTTGGAATTCTAGAGGCAAGGACACTGAGTAAAGTTGTTTTGCCCGAACCCGTTCCTCCGCTCACTAAAATATTTTTTCCTAAGTACATGCAAAGATCCAAGAACTGAGCGGCATCTGCCGTGATCGTTCCTTTCTCTACACAATCTTTCAAAGTCATTTTTGTTTGGGTGAATTTACGAATGCTCACCGTCGTTCCGCTTCTCGCCACCGGAGGTACAACCACGTGAATTCTTGATCCATCTGGTAATCTAGCATCAAGGGTTGGTTCTTTAGGAGAAATTCTGCGCCCCACACTCTGAGCAATACTATTCACCGCTGATAGCAAATCATCTTCATTGACGAATTCCGCATCCGTCTTAATGAGCTTTCCGCCTCGCTCGATAAAAATTTCTTTGGGACCATTAATGAGAATTTCTGTAACCGTAGGATCTTCGAGGAATTCGATCACGGGACCCAAAAAGTTTCTTATCGCATTTTTAAATACTTCAACTTTTGAATCCACGTCTTACCTTTACTTCTTTTAGCATCTGCGACACCAAAAGGTGCATGGCACTTTTCGGTACTGGCAGTGTGTTATTTTTCGCTAGCGATTGCTCTATCTGTAGGAAGAACAACCACTTTGCCTTCGAGAGAAGTTTCTGGACATTGATAAGTGTAAACGCCTTCTTTTTGCGGAACCACATCAAATGTTTTGATTTGACCGTAATAAGTTCCATGATGCTGTGCAAAAGCACTCATAATGAAGCTCACATTCTTTTCTTTTTCATTCACGTTGACCACGTGGATGGTGTACTTCACGCCTTCTCTAAGGCTTAAAGATCTTGGGACGAAACCTTTTTCGGTATTTAAAATAACTACGTCTTGTGAAGATTCGAAATTCACTTTTACTCTTTCCACTGATGTTGGCTCTGGAGTCAGAGTAAATTGAGGAGCTTCGCCTTGAACTTCATTGCTTTTCATGAAGGATTTACGTCTTGAGAAATCAATTTCAAAGGCGAATATACTTTGCGAAATAAATATGATGATTGCTGTTGTTGTAATGATTTTTATCATTAATGAGTCACCTTTCGCGCATAAAAGTCTGCAAATTCCTTTGCCACTTCCATCGCAATAAACTCCAAAGTCTTCATATCAAATACTCTAAGAGATCTTACAATTCTATCAAGATCTCCCGAACACGAGTTCACCGTGGCAACCGCCTGCTGAACTTGAGATTCGTGAGCATCGAAATCTTCAAAGGATTTCTTCCAATCCTTTTCTAGAACCGGATCAATCACACCTAAACTATAAAGAGCATCAAAAACCACCTGTAGATTGCCTTGTAAGAACATTTGATGTTTCTCCTTTGTCTCGATATTAGATCGGAGTTTTAAAAAGAAACCTTGATGCCTACCAGACCAAACTAGACCAAAGGACCAATGCAAAACAGGTTCACCGCCCGCTTAAAAAGTAACTATTATAAAAACCACGTAAAATCTGTAATGAAGTTTTTTTTATTTTATGAAGTCTGTATTTATGAAACCTTATTTTTCAAGTAATTTGAAGGTGTGATAAACGGTGATAAACACCATAACGAATACCAAAAGGGGAAATAAAAATGTTCAAATCTACAATTGCAATCTTATTAATTGCATTAGCTTTTGTCTCGACAGCTAAAGCCCAAAGTGCCGGGGCTACAACTAGCAGTCGCGTCTGCCATATCGTTTCCGGAGGCTGCTTTGTGAATACATTTATCTACGTCATAAGAGTTGATGGCACCGGCTATTGGCAACTTGTCTCTTCCGTTTATGATGGACAGATGCAAAGGAATAACGCATTACAATAGTTGTTTTGTCATTCCTAACTCAAAAAAATTTAATCTCGTAGAGATAATCAAAAGCAGTATGAAAGACCCAATTGGGCTTTTCATACTGTTTTATACCGGAATATATTCTAGACAACACTGAATTAATTACTTTTAATGTTTAAGACTAATAATCGCTATCAAGAGTCGCTTGAAGTTATATTCCGTTAAAAGTATGCCAAGACACTTTTTCTCGTAAATAATTTAAGGCATA
It encodes:
- a CDS encoding CpaF family protein, whose translation is MDSKVEVFKNAIRNFLGPVIEFLEDPTVTEILINGPKEIFIERGGKLIKTDAEFVNEDDLLSAVNSIAQSVGRRISPKEPTLDARLPDGSRIHVVVPPVARSGTTVSIRKFTQTKMTLKDCVEKGTITADAAQFLDLCMYLGKNILVSGGTGSGKTTLLSVLASRIPKAQRVIVIEDSSELQIEYEHLVFFETQMADAQGVGEVDMKDLVKSSLRLRPDRIIVGEVRSSEALDLINAMNTGHKGCLGTIHANTPEDAMVRLEGLAMGGDSKISERALQHLIGAAVDVIVQISRFPDGSRRVKNISEVLGHDGKAYQVDHIFDLGQLKKSADGRLVGQLQPVGHIPSFMDEIEANKIPFTRAKFNKAA
- a CDS encoding cytochrome; translation: MFLQGNLQVVFDALYSLGVIDPVLEKDWKKSFEDFDAHESQVQQAVATVNSCSGDLDRIVRSLRVFDMKTLEFIAMEVAKEFADFYARKVTH